A DNA window from Limanda limanda chromosome 6, fLimLim1.1, whole genome shotgun sequence contains the following coding sequences:
- the LOC133003251 gene encoding beta-galactosidase-1-like protein 2 has product MSLKQRYCLLLCMAVGAIFTYHKFTRKHPVEIKRISRGPGLRANTSQFTLEGNPFRILGGSIHYFRVPRAYWKDRLLKLKSCGLNTLTTYVPWNLHEPEQGLFNFEDQLDLEAFLRLASSLDLWVILRPGPYICAEWDLGGLPSWLLRDENMKLRTTYRGFTNAVNSFFDQLIAKVVPHQFSKDGPIIAVQVENEYGSYAKDKEYMPFIKEALLSRGITELLMTSDNKEGLKLGGVKGALETINFQKLNLKDIKYLEKIQPQRPKMVMEYWSGWFDLWGGLHHVFTAEDMIPVVTEILEKDMSINLYMFHGGTNFGFMSGAFAVGIPAPKPMVTSYDYDAPLSEAGDYTTKYHLLRNLFSQYHSNPLPELPPSQERRAYQLVVIQQHLSLWDTLHFADKPLKSAKPINMENLPVNRNNGQSYGYTLYETIITSGGLLNSKNNVRDRALVFVDKHFVGVLDYKTLELALPDGKGRRTLGLLVENCGRVNYGQTLDEQRKGLVGDIELNKQLLRDFIIHSLDMKPSFLNRIANPANWKSMREPLSFPGFFQGKFYVNRSPKDTFIKLPGWSKGVIFINGKNLGRYWSIGPQQTLYVPGPWLHKGDNQVLVFEEQETDGKIQFTSTPDYGMSVDV; this is encoded by the exons ATGTCCCTGAAGCAGAGATActgtctgctgctctgcatGGCTGTGGGAGCCATCTTCACTTATCACAAGTTCACCAG GAAACACCCTGTTGAAATCAAGAGAATTAGCAGGGGGCCGGGTCTGAGAGCCAACACGTCCCAGTTCACTCTGGAGGGAAACCCCTTCCGCATCTTGGGGGGCTCCATCCACTACTTCCGTGTCCCAAGAGCCTACTGGAAGGACAGACTGCTGAAGCTGAAGTCTTGTGGCCTCAACACCCTCACAAC ATATGTGCCATGGAACCTCCATGAGCCTGAGCAAGGGTTGTTCAACTTTGAGGATCAGCTGGATTTGGA AGCCTTCCTCCGCCTCGCATCCAGCCTTGACCTCTGGGTGATTCTGCGCCCAGGGCCCTACATCTGTGCTGAGTGGGACTTAGGGGGACTACCCAG CTGGTTGCTACgggatgaaaacatgaaactgaGAACGACATACCGTGGATTCACCAACGCAGTCAACTCCTTCTTCGATCAACTCATTGCCAAAGTCGTTCCACACCAG TTCTCCAAAGATGGCCCCATTATCGCAGTTCAAGTGGAGAATGAATACGGCTCCTATGCTAAGGATAAAGAATACATGCCATTCATCAAAGAG GCGTTATTGTCAAGGGGcatcacagagctgctgatgaCCTCTGACAACAAGGAAGGACTAAAGCTTGGAGGAGTGAAAGGAG CCCTTGAAACCATCAATTTTCAGAAACTGAACCTGAAAGACATTAAGTATTTGGAAAAAATACAG CCTCAGAGGCCTAAAATGGTGATGGAGTACTGGTCGGGATGGTTCGATCTTTGGGGGGGCCTACATCACGTGTTTACAGCTGAGG acATGATACCTGTGGTCACAGAGATCCTTGAAAAGGACATGTCCATCAATCTCTACATGTTCCATGGTGGGACAAATTTTGGCTTCATGAGTGGAGCATTTGCTGTTGGAATCCCGGCACCCAAACCTATGGTAACGAGCTACG ATTACGATGCTCCATTATCCGAGGCTGGGGATTACACCACCAAGTACCATCTTCTGAGGAATTTATTCAGCCAATACCACA GCAACCCTCTCCCTGAACTGCCTCCTTCCCAGGAGAGGAGAGCGTACCAGCTTGTTGTCATCCAGCAGCACCTGTCTCTGTGGGACACTCTGCATTTCGCTGACAAG CCATTGAAGTCAGCGAAGCCGATAAACATGGAGAATCTCCCTGTCAACCGTAACAATGGTCAGTCGTACGGCTACACGCTGTATGAGACCATCATCACCAGCGGAGGACTCCTCAACTCAAAGAACAACGTCAGAGACAGAGCGCTG GTTTTTGtggacaaacattttgttggTGTCCTGGATTATAAAACACTAGAGCTGGCACTTCCTGATGGGAAg GGAAGAAGAACACTAGGTTTACTGGTGGAGAACTGTGGAAGAGTGAATTATGGACAAACTCTGGATGAGCAGCGCAAAG GTCTGGTCGGAGATATCGAGTTAAACAAGCAGCTCCTCCGAGACTTCATTATTCATAGTCTGGATATGAAGCCAAGCTTCCTTAACAG AATCGCCAATCCGGCCAACTGGAAGTCTATGCGAGAGCCGCTGTCCTTCCCAGGGTTTTTCCAGGGCAAGTTCTATGTGAACCGTTCTCCTAAAGACACCTTCATCAAACTCCCT GGATGGAGTAAAGGAGTCATCTTCATCAACGGCAAGAATCTTGGACGCTACTGGTCCATCGGTCCTCAGCAGACGCTCTACGTCCCAGGTCCCTGGCTTCACAAGGGAGACAACCAG GTCCTCGTGTTTGAAGAGCAGGAAACAGATGGTAAGATCCAGTTCACCAGCACCCCTGACTATGGCATGTCTGTCGATGTCTAG